Proteins co-encoded in one Salvia splendens isolate huo1 chromosome 4, SspV2, whole genome shotgun sequence genomic window:
- the LOC121799662 gene encoding probable sucrose-phosphate synthase 2 codes for MAGNEWINGYLEAILDSGAKPSLREKHTFNPTKYFVEEVVTGVDETDLHRTWIKVVATRNTRDRSSRLENMCWRIWHLARKKKQLEWEDVQRVAHRKLEREQGRKDVTDDMSEDLSEGEKGDIIEAVKPDSPRKCLDRNFSNVEVWSESNKEKKLYIVLISLHGLIRGDNMELGRDSDTGGQIKYVVELARALAKMPGVYRVDLFTRQVLSSEVDWSYSEPTEMLSAGPEDANLGESSGAYIVRIPFGTRDKYLRKELLWPHVPEFVDGALAHILNMSKALGDQIGGGQPVWPYVIHGHYADAGDSAALLSGALNVPMVLTGHSLGRNKLEQLLKQGRQSKEDINSTYRIMRRIEAEELSLDAAELVITSTKQEIEEQWGLYDGFDVRLEKVLRARMRRGVNCHGRFMPRMAVIPPGMDFSNVVVQEDIAEGDGDIAALTNEASSPKAVPLIWTEVMRFLTNPHKPMILALSRPDPKKNITTLVKAFGECKPLRELANLTLIMGNRDDIDEMSGGNSSVLITVLKLIDKYDLYGQVAFPKHHKQSDVPEIYRLAGKTKGVFINPAFIEPFGLTLIEAAAHGLPMVATKNGGPVDIHQALHNGLLVDPHDQDAIADALLKLVAEKNLWHECRKNGLKNIHLFSWPEHCRTYLTRVAACRMRHPQWQTDTPADEHAAEYSLNDSLKDVMDMSLRLSIDGDKTSLDDSLDMSASGDNQVQDQVKKLLSKMNKPEPGAQDSDADRKLGDVPSKYPMLRKRRRLIVLAVDCYDSNGAPEKKMINLIKEIAKAFKLDAQFARQSGFALSTAMPMSELAEFLKSGNIKLTDFDALICSSGSEVYYPGTYTEEGGKPCPDPDYATHIEYRWGSDGLKKTIWKLMNTTEGFKSSHPSGVVEHDLKSSNSHCLSYVIKDLSKARKVDDLRQKLRMRGLRCHLMYCRNSTRMQVVPLLASRSQALRYLFVRWRLNVANMCVVLGETGDTDHEEMISGTHKTLIMKDVVGKGSEELLRTPGSYLRDDIVPEDNPLIAYIKGGAAAREIFDTLRQLFKTAV; via the exons atgGCTGGAAACGAGTGGATAAACGGTTATTTGGAGGCGATATTGGACAGCGGCGCCAAGCCTTCCCTCCGCGAAAAACACACTTTCAATCCAACCAAATACTTCGTCGAGGAAGTCGTCACCGGCGTCGACGAGACCGACCTCCACCGCACATGGATCAAAGTCGTCGCCACCAGGAACACCAGAGACCGGAGCTCTCGCCTCGAGAATATGTGCTGGCGTATTTGGCACCTCGCCCGCAAGAAGAAACAG TTGGAATGGGAGGATGTGCAACGGGTAGCGCACAGGAAGTTGGAAAGAGAACAAGGTCGCAAGGATGTAACGGATGACATGTCCGAAGATCTTTCTGAAGGTGAGAAAGGAGACATTATAGAAGCAGTTAAACCGGACAGTCCCAGGAAATGCTTGGATCGGAACTTCTCAAACGTGGAAGTATGGTCCGAAAGTAACAAGGAGAAGAAGCTTTATATTGTTCTCATAAG TCTACATGGACTTATCCGTGGTGACAATATGGAACTTGGTCGGGATTCTGATACCGGTGGTCAG ATAAAATATGTTGTGGAACTTGCTCGAGCACTTGCTAAGATGCCCGGTGTGTATAGAGTAGATCTCTTCACCAGGCAAGTATTGTCTTCAGAGGTAGATTGGAGTTACAGTGAGCCAACAGAAATGCTAAGTGCCGGCCCTGAGGATGCCAACCTTGGAGAGAGCAGCGGTGCTTATATCGTGAGGATACCATTCGGGACCAGGGACAAGTATCTGAGAAAAGAGTTGTTGTGGCCTCATGTCCCAGAGTTTGTTGACGGAGCACTTGCTCACATTCTCAATATGTCTAAAGCTTTGGGAGACCAAATTGGTGGAGGGCAGCCGGTGTGGCCGTATGTGATCCACGGTCATTATGCGGATGCAGGGGATAGTGCTGCTCTCCTTTCGGGCGCCTTAAATGTTCCGATGGTTTTGACAGGGCACTCACTTGGTAGAAACAAGCTAGAACAGCTGCTTAAGCAAGGAAGGCAATCAAAAGAGGATATTAATTCAACGTACAGGATTATGAGGAGGATCGAAGCAGAAGAGCTTTCTTTAGATGCTGCGGAGCTGGTTATCACAAGTACTAAGCAGGAGATCGAGGAACAGTGGGGGCTGTATGATGGTTTTGATGTAAGACTTGAGAAAGTTTTGAGGGCTCGAATGAGGCGTGGAGTTAATTGTCACGGTCGTTTCATGCCTCGAATGGCG GTTATTCCTCCCGGGATGGACTTCAGCAATGTTGTGGTTCAAGAAGATATTGCTGAAGGTGATGGCGACATTGCGGCACTAACAAATGAAGCTTCATCGCCAAAAGCAGTACCTCTTATATGGACAGAA GTGATGCGTTTCCTGACCAATCCACACAAGCCGATGATTCTAGCACTATCACGTCCTGATCCAAAAAAGAACATAACAACTCTTGTGAAAGCCTTTGGAGAATGTAAACCATTACGAGAGCTTGCTAATCTT ACTCTTATAATGGGAAACAGGGACGATATAGATGAAATGTCCGGAGGAAATTCTAGCGTGCTCATTACTGTATTGAAGCTAATAGATAAGTATGACCTTTATGGGCAAGTGGCTTTCCCTAAGCATCACAAGCAAAGCGATGTTCCAGAAATATACCGCCTAGCTGGCAAAACAAAG GGAGTCTTCATAAATCCAGCTTTTATTGAGCCATTTGGACTCACACTAATCGAG GCTGCTGCTCATGGACTTCCGATGGTGGCAACAAAAAATGGTGGACCGGTGGATATCCATCAG GCACTACATAACGGACTACTCGTAGATCCTCATGATCAGGACGCGATTGCTGACGCACTTCTTAAGTTAGTGGCCGAGAAGAACTTGTGGCACGAATGCAGAAAGAACGGCCTAAAGAACATTCATCTTTTCTCGTGGCCAGAACATTGCCGAACATACTTGACAAGGGTGGCAGCGTGTCGGATGAGGCACCCGCAGTGGCAGACTGACACTCCAGCAGATGAACATGCTGCTGAGTACTCCTTAAACGACTCACTCAAAGACGTTATGGATATGTCGTTGAGGTTGTCTATAGATGGTGACAAAACCTCGTTGGACGATTCACTTGATATGTCTGCTTCTGGCGACAACCAAGTGCAAGACCAAGTCAAGAAGCTCTTGAGCAAAATGAACAAACCGGAGCCAGGGGCACAAGATTCTGATGCTGATAGGAAATTGGGTGATGTGCCAAGCAAGTACCCAATGCTGAGGAAACGACGTAGGCTAATAGTTTTAGCAGTCGACTGCTATGATAGCAATGGAGCGCCTGAAAAGAAAATGATTAATCTGATCAAGGAGATCGCAAAGGCATTCAAATTGGATGCACAATTTGCAAGACAATCGGGGTTTGCATTGTCGACAGCTATGCCAATGTCAGAGCTGGCCGAGTTTTTGAAGTCGGGAAATATCAAACTAACGGATTTTGATGCTTTGATATGTAGTAGTGGTAGTGAAGTGTATTATCCAGGCACTTACACAGAGGAGGGAGGAAAGCCATGTCCTGATCCTGATTATGCGACACATATTGAATATCGATGGGGTTCAGATGGTTTGAAGAAGACCATTTGGAAGCTAATGAACACAACAGAAGGATTTAAATCTAGTCATCCTTCTGGTGTTGTTGAACATGATTTGAAATCGAGCAATTCCCATTGCCTTTCGTACGTTATAAAGGATCTCAGTAAG GCCAGAAAAGTCGACGATTTGAGACAAAAGCTTCGGATGAGGGGCCTGCGTTGCCACTTGATGTATTGCAGAAATTCCACAAGAATGCAAGTCGTCCCTCTTCTTGCATCGCGATCACAGGCTCTCAG GTATCTGTTTGTGCGTTGGCGACTAAATGTGGCGAACATGTGTGTGGTTCTTGGAGAAACTGGGGACACGGATCATGAGGAAATGATATCCGGAACGCACAAGACTCTGatcatgaaagacgttgtgggAAAAGGATCGGAGGAGCTGCTGAGAACGCCGGGAAGCTACCTAAGAGACGATATAGTCCCAGAAGACAACCCGCTGATCGCGTATATCAAAGGAGGGGCTGCAGCACGGGAGATATTTGATACATTAAGGCAGCTCTTCAAAACAGCAGTGTGA